The proteins below are encoded in one region of Aestuariivirga litoralis:
- the eda gene encoding bifunctional 4-hydroxy-2-oxoglutarate aldolase/2-dehydro-3-deoxy-phosphogluconate aldolase, translating into MSKNPQKGLEAALLKAPIVPVMVIDDVKQAVPLARALVKGGLPVLEITLRTAAALDCIKAIVAEVEGAIVGSGTVLDAKQLKASEKAGCVFAVSPGCTSKLLKAAKDQKISLLPGAASASEAMVLLEHGYTLQKFFPAEASGGAPYLASLASPLPQIRFCPTGSITPALAPGYLKLSNVITIGGSWMAPKALVNEGKWDEIEKLAREAAALRVSK; encoded by the coding sequence ATGAGTAAGAATCCGCAAAAAGGCCTGGAAGCCGCGCTTCTAAAAGCGCCCATCGTTCCCGTCATGGTGATTGACGACGTGAAACAGGCCGTGCCTTTGGCCCGCGCGCTGGTGAAAGGTGGCCTGCCGGTTCTGGAAATTACCTTGCGCACCGCCGCCGCACTGGATTGCATCAAGGCCATCGTGGCTGAAGTGGAAGGCGCCATTGTCGGCTCGGGCACTGTGCTGGATGCCAAGCAGTTGAAAGCATCGGAAAAGGCCGGTTGCGTCTTTGCAGTTTCGCCGGGGTGCACATCGAAATTGCTGAAGGCGGCGAAGGATCAGAAAATTTCGCTTCTGCCCGGAGCGGCTTCTGCCTCCGAAGCGATGGTGCTGCTGGAGCATGGTTATACGCTGCAGAAATTCTTCCCCGCGGAAGCCTCTGGCGGCGCGCCCTATCTGGCCAGCCTTGCGTCTCCGCTGCCACAAATCCGCTTCTGCCCCACAGGCAGCATCACGCCGGCACTGGCACCAGGCTATCTGAAACTCTCCAATGTGATCACCATCGGCGGCTCCTGGATGGCACCCAAGGCGCTGGTCAATGAAGGCAAGTGGGACGAGATCGAAAAGCTGGCCCGCGAGGCAGCGGCGTTGCGCGTGTCGAAGTAA
- the edd gene encoding phosphogluconate dehydratase, with translation MSVHRSIANVTEAIVNRSEKSRNRYLDKIARAHDNKPKRKALGCANLAHGFAACGMHDKEELRNGTGPNLAIITSFNDMLSAHQPFERYPDLIRQAARDVGGTAQVAGGVPAMCDGVTQGETGMELSLFSRDVIAMATAVGLSHQMFDAAVYLGVCDKIVPGLIIGALSFGHLPSVFVPAGPMTSGLPNDEKGKVRQLYAQGKVSRAELLEAEAQSYHGPGTCTFYGTANSNQMLMEIMGLHLPGTTFVNPGSDLRDEITKASAKQALSISSLGNRYTPIGKIYDEKAVVNGVVGLLATGGSTNHTMHLIAMAAAAGIHLTWDDIADLSAAVPLLTRIYPNGKADVNHFNAAGGMGFLIRELLESGYLHEDVTTIMGTGLSGYLQEPGLSADGALTWRESSKVSSDTSVLRGVSEAFQETGGLNVLDGTLGRAVIKSSAIPADRHVIEAPARIFHAQEDLVEAFKKGELHKDVICVVRFQGPKANGMPELHRMTPPLAVLQDLGFKVALITDGRMSGASGKVPAAIHVTPEAADGGPIARLQDGDIIRLDCDKGTLKVLVDHREFLNRPLAEQDLSGNEDGTGRELFASFRKLVGTADTGATIFGVS, from the coding sequence ATGTCAGTACACAGATCAATTGCCAATGTGACCGAAGCGATCGTTAATCGCAGCGAGAAATCGCGCAACCGCTATCTCGACAAGATTGCCCGCGCCCATGACAACAAACCGAAGCGCAAGGCACTGGGTTGCGCCAATCTCGCGCACGGCTTTGCCGCCTGCGGCATGCATGACAAGGAAGAACTGCGCAACGGCACCGGGCCCAATCTGGCGATCATCACCAGCTTCAATGACATGCTCTCCGCTCACCAGCCTTTCGAGCGCTACCCTGATCTGATCCGCCAGGCGGCGCGTGATGTGGGCGGCACGGCACAAGTGGCGGGTGGCGTTCCCGCCATGTGCGACGGCGTGACCCAGGGCGAGACGGGGATGGAGCTTTCGCTGTTCTCGCGTGACGTTATCGCCATGGCCACTGCCGTGGGCCTGTCGCACCAGATGTTCGATGCCGCTGTTTATCTGGGTGTCTGCGACAAGATCGTGCCGGGGCTGATCATCGGTGCGCTGAGCTTCGGCCATCTGCCATCCGTCTTCGTGCCCGCCGGCCCGATGACGTCAGGCTTGCCTAATGACGAGAAGGGCAAAGTGCGCCAGCTCTATGCGCAGGGCAAAGTCTCGCGCGCCGAATTGCTGGAAGCCGAAGCCCAATCCTATCACGGCCCCGGCACATGTACATTCTATGGCACCGCCAATTCCAACCAGATGCTGATGGAGATCATGGGCCTGCATTTGCCGGGCACCACTTTCGTCAATCCCGGCTCTGATCTTCGCGACGAAATCACCAAGGCGTCCGCCAAGCAGGCGCTGTCGATTTCATCGCTGGGCAACCGCTACACGCCCATCGGGAAAATCTATGACGAAAAGGCCGTGGTAAACGGCGTGGTCGGCCTTTTGGCCACTGGCGGCTCCACCAATCACACCATGCATCTGATCGCCATGGCCGCCGCCGCCGGCATCCATCTCACCTGGGATGACATTGCCGATCTTTCAGCCGCCGTGCCGCTGCTGACGCGCATCTATCCCAATGGCAAGGCCGATGTGAACCATTTCAACGCGGCGGGCGGCATGGGCTTCCTGATCCGCGAACTTTTGGAATCAGGCTATTTGCATGAAGATGTAACAACCATCATGGGCACCGGCCTCTCTGGCTATCTGCAGGAGCCTGGCTTGAGTGCTGATGGCGCGTTAACTTGGCGCGAATCTTCGAAAGTGTCGAGCGATACATCCGTGTTGCGCGGCGTGTCGGAAGCCTTCCAGGAAACCGGCGGCCTTAATGTGCTGGATGGCACTTTGGGCCGGGCGGTCATCAAATCCTCCGCCATCCCGGCGGACCGCCATGTGATCGAAGCCCCGGCGCGGATTTTCCATGCGCAGGAAGATCTGGTCGAAGCTTTCAAAAAGGGTGAGCTGCACAAGGACGTGATTTGCGTGGTGCGCTTCCAGGGCCCCAAGGCCAATGGCATGCCGGAACTGCACCGGATGACGCCGCCGCTGGCCGTGCTGCAGGATCTGGGCTTCAAAGTGGCGCTGATCACCGACGGCCGCATGTCCGGCGCATCGGGCAAGGTACCCGCCGCCATTCATGTGACGCCCGAAGCCGCCGATGGCGGCCCCATTGCCCGGCTGCAGGACGGCGACATTATCAGGCTTGATTGTGACAAGGGAACCTTGAAGGTTCTGGTTGATCACCGTGAATTCCTGAACCGGCCCTTGGCCGAGCAGGATTTGAGCGGCAACGAAGACGGTACGGGGCGCGAGCTCTTCGCGTCCTTCCGGAAACTGGTAGGGACTGCTGATACTGGCGCAACCATTTTTGGAGTGAGTTGA
- a CDS encoding 6-phosphogluconolactonase, translating into MTLTRHDFDNPAKLASALATDVGQHLQDANVKTGRAVLAVSGGTTPKQFFDTLSRDAAVDWSKVIVTLVDERQVDETSDRSNARLVKASLMQNVAAAATFVPLYQNPDAASIPAFDVVILGMGNDGHTASFFPGGDTLDLALSVSAPDLVEISAPGSGEPRITFSLPRLLAAKFLKLHVQGADKQATLEKALGAGDVKDMPIRAVLRSSHPIEIYWCP; encoded by the coding sequence ATGACGCTCACGCGCCATGATTTTGATAATCCGGCAAAGCTGGCTTCTGCCCTGGCCACCGATGTGGGGCAGCATCTTCAAGACGCCAACGTGAAAACCGGCCGCGCCGTGCTGGCCGTTTCCGGCGGCACCACACCGAAGCAATTTTTCGACACGCTGTCGCGGGATGCGGCAGTGGATTGGTCCAAGGTTATTGTCACGCTGGTGGATGAGCGGCAGGTGGATGAAACCTCCGACCGTTCCAATGCGCGGCTGGTCAAGGCTTCGCTGATGCAGAATGTCGCCGCAGCGGCCACTTTCGTCCCTCTGTATCAGAACCCTGATGCCGCCAGCATCCCTGCATTTGATGTGGTGATCCTGGGCATGGGCAATGATGGCCACACGGCTTCGTTCTTCCCCGGTGGTGACACGCTGGATCTGGCTTTGTCTGTATCGGCACCCGATCTGGTGGAGATTTCAGCGCCAGGCTCCGGGGAGCCGCGCATCACATTCTCGCTGCCGCGTTTGCTGGCCGCGAAATTTCTCAAGCTTCACGTTCAGGGGGCAGACAAACAGGCCACACTGGAAAAGGCATTGGGCGCTGGTGATGTGAAAGACATGCCCATCCGCGCCGTGCTGCGCTCCAGCCATCCGATTGAAATTTATTGGTGCCCTTAA
- the zwf gene encoding glucose-6-phosphate dehydrogenase: MIARIIPVDAFDLVVFGATGDLSQRKLIPALFHRDEQGQLPADSRIIGTSRREMSDDAFRTFALAALEKFVEKELRTPENVKRFLDRLSYVAAEGTKDEGWLKLEKTLAGHEERVRVFYLAVGPDLFGPICERLGQHKLVTAQSRVVVEKPLGKNGAGAEALNDAIGAVFPEPSIYRIDHYLGKETVQNLMALRFANALFEPLWNNSHIDHVQITVAETLGVEGRAGYYDTSGALRDMVQNHILQLLCLVAMEPPSSMEADPVRDEKLKVLKSLKPLTQATLETHVVRGQYRAGTNGHSSQQSYLDELGNPDSKTETFVAVKAEISNWRWANVPFYLRTGKRLAQRVSEITVEFKPVPHDIFSRTAGPMQPNRLVIRLQPDEGVKLWLSVKEPGPGGLRLKHVPLDMNFAEAFTSRQPEAYERLLMDVVRGNQTLFMRRDEVAAAWKFIDPILDSWKESTDLPKPYQSGSWGPTPAISLIERDGRTWYEAPGA; encoded by the coding sequence GTGATTGCCCGCATAATTCCCGTCGATGCTTTTGATCTGGTTGTCTTTGGCGCCACTGGCGACCTGTCGCAGAGAAAGCTGATCCCGGCTCTGTTCCACCGTGACGAGCAGGGCCAGCTGCCGGCGGATTCGCGCATCATCGGCACCTCGCGCCGCGAGATGAGCGACGATGCCTTCCGCACCTTTGCCTTGGCCGCGCTGGAAAAATTCGTCGAGAAGGAATTGCGCACCCCGGAAAACGTGAAGCGCTTTCTCGACCGGCTCTCTTATGTTGCCGCCGAAGGCACCAAGGATGAGGGCTGGCTGAAACTCGAAAAGACGCTGGCCGGCCATGAAGAGCGCGTGCGCGTGTTCTATCTCGCTGTGGGGCCTGATCTGTTCGGCCCGATTTGCGAACGCCTGGGCCAGCACAAGCTTGTCACGGCGCAATCGCGCGTGGTGGTGGAAAAGCCGCTGGGCAAGAATGGTGCAGGTGCGGAAGCGTTGAACGACGCCATTGGCGCGGTGTTCCCGGAACCGTCGATCTATCGTATCGATCACTACCTCGGCAAAGAAACCGTGCAGAACCTGATGGCGCTGCGTTTTGCCAATGCGCTGTTCGAGCCCTTGTGGAACAACAGCCACATCGACCATGTGCAGATCACCGTGGCCGAAACGCTGGGCGTGGAAGGCCGCGCCGGATACTACGATACATCAGGTGCGCTGCGCGACATGGTGCAGAACCATATCCTGCAATTGCTCTGCCTCGTGGCGATGGAGCCGCCTTCTTCAATGGAGGCAGATCCGGTACGCGATGAAAAACTGAAAGTGCTGAAATCGCTGAAGCCGCTTACCCAAGCCACGTTGGAAACCCATGTGGTGCGTGGCCAATACCGCGCCGGCACCAATGGGCACAGCAGTCAGCAAAGCTATCTTGATGAACTCGGCAACCCGGATTCAAAAACCGAAACCTTTGTGGCGGTGAAGGCCGAGATCAGCAACTGGCGCTGGGCCAATGTGCCCTTCTATCTGCGCACCGGCAAACGCCTCGCGCAACGCGTCTCTGAAATCACCGTGGAATTCAAGCCGGTGCCGCATGATATTTTTTCGCGCACGGCAGGGCCGATGCAGCCCAACCGCCTCGTCATTCGCCTGCAGCCCGATGAGGGTGTGAAGCTCTGGCTCTCGGTCAAGGAGCCGGGCCCGGGTGGCCTGCGTCTGAAGCATGTGCCGCTGGACATGAATTTCGCCGAAGCCTTCACTTCGCGCCAGCCGGAAGCCTATGAGCGCCTGCTGATGGATGTGGTACGCGGCAACCAGACGCTGTTCATGCGCCGCGACGAAGTGGCGGCCGCATGGAAATTCATCGATCCCATCCTGGATTCCTGGAAGGAATCGACTGACTTGCCCAAGCCCTATCAATCCGGCAGCTGGGGCCCCACGCCTGCTATCTCGCTCATCGAGCGCGACGGCCGCACCTGGTATGAGGCGCCCGGCGCATGA
- a CDS encoding carbohydrate kinase family protein: MILCCGEALVDLVQRDEEGGNVFRAYNGGGIYNTAIALGRLGEQVGLFGGMSKDVFGESLRAQLRAAHVSEKFLRIKDRHTTLAIVKVNAEGNAHYFFIDDASAGRWIEKKDMPKLASTIKALMVGGIHMASEPAGSTYEAFAKKAAKNHVIAMDPNVRPPHIKDRKKFLARLSRMIAISDILKISDDDVKWVTGSSDLTKAAKSFLKKGAKIVAITRGGAGCHLFTTRFSFDAAAPAVKVADTVGAGDTFNAGLLHALNTQGLFAKKAIAEISEEQLKTAANYAMRAAAVTVSRPGADPPWAHEMQ, encoded by the coding sequence ATGATTCTGTGTTGCGGCGAGGCGCTGGTCGATTTGGTGCAGCGTGATGAAGAAGGCGGCAATGTCTTCCGCGCCTATAATGGCGGCGGCATCTATAACACCGCGATCGCCTTGGGTCGGCTGGGCGAGCAAGTGGGCCTGTTCGGCGGCATGAGCAAGGACGTATTCGGGGAATCCCTGCGCGCCCAACTGCGTGCCGCGCATGTGAGCGAAAAATTCCTGCGCATCAAGGACCGGCATACAACCTTGGCCATCGTGAAAGTGAATGCCGAAGGCAACGCCCACTACTTCTTCATCGATGATGCCTCCGCCGGGCGCTGGATCGAAAAGAAAGACATGCCGAAGCTCGCCTCCACCATCAAGGCACTGATGGTAGGTGGCATTCACATGGCGTCAGAACCTGCTGGCTCTACATACGAGGCCTTCGCGAAAAAGGCCGCGAAGAACCACGTGATCGCGATGGATCCCAATGTGCGCCCACCGCATATCAAGGACCGCAAGAAGTTTCTGGCGCGCCTGAGCCGGATGATCGCAATCTCCGACATTCTCAAAATCTCTGATGACGACGTCAAATGGGTGACCGGCTCCAGCGATCTCACCAAGGCGGCAAAGAGCTTCCTGAAGAAGGGCGCCAAGATCGTCGCCATTACCCGCGGTGGAGCAGGCTGCCATCTGTTCACCACGCGCTTTAGCTTTGATGCCGCCGCTCCTGCTGTGAAAGTGGCTGATACCGTGGGTGCGGGTGATACATTCAATGCCGGCCTGTTGCATGCGCTGAACACGCAAGGCTTGTTTGCCAAGAAGGCCATCGCCGAGATCAGCGAAGAACAGCTTAAGACAGCCGCTAACTACGCCATGCGCGCCGCTGCTGTCACCGTTTCCCGCCCCGGCGCTGACCCGCCTTGGGCGCATGAGATGCAATGA